In the Granulosicoccus antarcticus IMCC3135 genome, AACCGGGCAAGCTCGGCCTGCTCGTTTTCTGCGCCGAGCAGGGATTTGCCGGTGCCTTCAGCGAACGCATGCTCGACAGTATTGGTTCACAGCTCACTCCTGAAACTCTGTTCCTTATCGGCACCCGAGGTCTGACACTCGCCACAGCCCGCGGGATTGAACCGGTATGGAATGCAGCCATGCCCTCACATACGCCGGGTCTGCCCAAACTTGCCGACGAGATAACCAAAGCCATCTACCGCCAAGTGGACATGAACAGGATCGAACGACTCGATGTCCTCTACACCGGCTGGCACTCGGGCCGGCCCAGCGTGATTCGCAAGACGCTATTTCCGATCGATCTGTCTGATCAACCTTCAAGCATTGGTGAACGGCCTCTTACACAACTTCCCGTTGCCAGCCTGATCGATAGCCTGGGTATGGATTATTTTCACGCACTGGTTTGCAAGGCTGCTCTCCACGCGTTTTCAGCCGAGAACGAGGCGCGGATGGAAGCCATGTCCGCCGCCGGTAGCCAGATTGCCAGCGAACTGGAAACCTTTCAGGCGACATTGCGCAGAGTACGACAAGAAGCAATCACCGCAGAAATCATCGAACTGGGCACCGGCGTTGCCTCAGCGAGCACCAAAACCTGATCATCTGATCACCCGCAACGCAACATCACTATTCGGGCTTGAAGATAAACATGCACGGATTACCGGATGTACACGTGTACCCGGGACACTGACCTAGATCAATACTGCACTGCAAAATTGATTTTATGCTTATCAAACGTAATGGGACCTACACACTACCCATTACCGGAGAATTCAGCTTGAACCAGTCCCGCACAAATAAAAACGCACTGACACTTGTCAATGATGCCCCTCAAACCATCCAGCCTGAGCCGGTGGCCGTGGCCTCACCCCCGCCAGGGGTAGATGAGCCGACACTTCATGAATCGATAGATCGCACTGTGCGTGCCAACCTTGCCAAAGCAACTTCAGGGATCGCCCCTTCGCCGCTCGCCGAAGCCTGGATGGACTGGGTTGTGCATCTGGGCGCCTCTCCCGGCAAGCAAATGCAACTGGTGGAATCCGCTCTCAAAAAGAACCAGAAACTGTGGAGCGCAGCTCTTGGCATAAAGCCTGCCAGCGATGATCCAGACACGCCAACCGATCGTCGGTTCGCTGGCGAGGGCTGGCAGCAATATCCCTTCAATCTCTACGCACAAGCTCATCTGCAAAATTATCAGTGGTGGCAGGAAGCCACGACTGATGTTCATGGGGTTGCACCTCCTAATGAGGATCTGATGGCGTTTGTGACCGGTCTGTTGGTCGACGCCACCTCGCCTTCCAATTTCGCCCCCACCAATGCCGACGTGGCTTCTGCAACTGTGGCACAAAACGGTCAGAATCTTGTTCAAGGCACAAAGAACATGATCGAGGATCTGGGCCACAAGCTCGGCGCTCCACAAGAGGCGCCACCGCAGCTCTTCGAAGTCGGTCGCAATCTGGCCATTACACCGGGTAAGGTGGTCTACCGCAACGAGCTGATTGAGCTTATCCAGTACACGCCGACTACCGACACCGTGCACCCCGAACCGATACTGATAGTGCCGGCCTGGATCATGAAGTACTACATCCTCGACCTGTCACCGGAAAAATCACTGGTCAGCTTTCTGGTCGCACAGGGTTATACCGTATTCATTGTCTCCTGGAAGAACCCGGGCTCCGATGATTCCAATCTTGGTATGGATGATTACCTGCGTCTGGGCGTCATGGATGCCCTGGATGCCACGCAGGCGATTACGCAGGCGCCAAAGATCCATGCGGTTGGTTATTGTCTCGGCGGCACACTGCTGGCGATTGCGGCAGCGGCGATGGGACGCGACGGCGACGATCGTCTTGCATCGGCAAGTTTCCTGGCCGCCCAGATTGATTTCACTGAGGCCGGCCAACTCAAGCTGTTCATCAATGAAGCCGAAATCTCACTGATCGAAGACCTGATGGCGGAAAAGGGTTTCCTGTCATCGGAACAAATGGCGGGAACCTTCGCCCTGTTGCGCGCCCGCGACCTGATCTGGGCACCCAAAATTCGAGACTATATGCTGGGCGTACGCGGCAAGACTTTCGACCTCATGGCCTGGAATTCGGACGCGACACGGATGCCTGCGCGAATGCATTCAGAATACCTGCGCAAACTGTATCTGAACAATGAACTGGCCGAAGGCCACTACCAGATGAACGGCCAGTCAGTCACTGTCTCGGATATCCGTGCCCCGATCTTTGCGGTAGGTACCGAGAACGATCATGTTGCGCCCTGGCATTCGGTCTACAAGTTTCACCTGTTCGCCGATGTCGACGTGAACTTCGTTCTTACCAGCGGCGGCCACAATGCCGGCATCGTCTCCGAACCCGGTCATCGTAACCGGCACTTCCGCATGGCTAACACGCCGGCAGACGCCCCGTTTCGTAACCCCAGCGAATGGCTTGCAGATACCGACCCGGTGCAAGGTTCATGGTGGCCTGCCTTCACCGCCTGGCTTGACGAACGTTCCGGCAAACCAGCCGCCCTCCCACCAATGGGTACCTCTTCAGGGCCATACGCCGCGCTTTGCGATGCGCCCGGCACCTATGTGATGCAAAAATAATGTTACTTGATAATAAAGTTGCGCTGGTAGTCGGCGTCGCGAATACCCATTCGATTGCCGCTGGTTGCGTGCAGGCCTTTGCCAGGGCCGGCGCCCAGGTTGCAATGACTTACGTCAACGAGAAAGCCAAACCCTATGTGCAGCCGGTTGCAGACACTGCCGGAGCAACGCTTCTGTTACCGCTCGACGTGGAAACAGAAGGAGAAATGGAGGCTGTCTTTGACGAGGTCAGGAGACAGTGGGGCCGGCTCGACATTCTGGTACATTCGATTGCCTATTGCCCCGCGGATGATCTGCACGGCAGGGTAACGGATTGTTCGCGCGCAGGCTTTGCCCGCGCCATGGACGTCTCGGTGCATTCACTGATCCGTATGGCGCGACTGGCTGAACCCTTGATGGCCAGGGGCGGCACCATTCTGACCATGAGTTATTACGGGGGCGAAAAGGTCGTCGATCACTACAACATCATGGGCCCTGTAAAGGCGGCACTGGAAGCCACCATGCGTTCACTGGCTGTAGAACTGGGTCCACAGCACATCCGCGTCAACGCCATCTCTCCGGGGCCACTGCAGACTCGGGCCGGTTCAGGCATTGCACATTTCGACGAACTGATCGACAACGCACGGCTACGTGCACCTGAGAAAAGTCTGGTCACTATCGATGACGTCGGTGATGTTGCCGTGATGCTGGCAAGTGATGGCGCACGTTGCGTTTCCGGTGATACAGCCTATGTTGATGGAGGTTTACATGTCCGCGCCTGAGCAAAGTGAATCTGTTCCAACCATGCAATATATCGAGAATCGTACCTACGACGAGATCTCAGTAGGCGACAGTGCCGAACTGACGAGAACGTTGAAGGCGCAGGATATCGAGTTGTTCGCCATCATGTCAGGGGATGTAAACCCGGCGCATGTTGATGCCGAATATGCAAAGACCGATATGTTCCACGGTGTGATCGCTCACGGCATGTGGGGCGGTGCGTTGATCTCGGCCGTGCTGGGCACCGAACTGCCCGGCCCTGGCACCATCTTTCTCGATCAAAGTCTACAGTTCAAGGCTCCCGTGGGCCTGGGCGATACGGTTACCGTAAGAGTCGAGGTGAGCGAAAAACAAGCCAAGGGACGCTTGATCCTGAGCTGCACTTGCCTCAATCAGGACGGCAAGATGGTCATCGAAGGCGTGGCCAAGGTTATCGCCCCACGTGAAAAGGTGCGCCGGCCCCGCGTCGTCTTGCCAGAGGTACATCTGCACGTGCGGGCCGCCCAATATACCAAGCTGATCGCGGCAACCCAGGCATTGGCCCCCATTTCCACTGCAGTGGTGCACCCTTGCGATGCGCTATCGTTGAATAGTGCGCTGGATGCCGCCGATCAGGGCATGATCGTGCCCGTTCTGGTAGGCCCACGGGACAGGATCGAAGCCGCAGCCCTTGCTGCAGGTCGTAGCCTTGAGGGTATAGAGATACTGGATACACCTCACAGCCATGCAGCAGCGGCAACGGCCGTGGCGCTGGTTCGCTCAGCTAAAGCGTCTGCCCTGATGAAGGGGGCCTTGCATACAGACGAATTGATGGAAGCCGTTGTCAACTCCGATATGGGCCTGCGGACCGAGCGGCAGATGAGCCACGTTTATGTACTCGACGTGCCAACCTACCCCAAGCCACTGCTTATCACCGATGCGGCTATCAATATCTATCCCGATCTTGCTGCAAAGCGAGACATTGTCCAGAATGCCATTGATTTGGCTCTGGCGCTTGGCATCGTACTGCCCAAGGTAGCGATTCTTTCAGCCGTCGAAATGGTCAACCCTCGCATGGCCTCCACAGTGGATGCAGCGGCACTGTGCAAGATGGCCGATCGGGGACAGATCACGGGTGGATTACTGGACGGCCCGCTGGCCTTTGACAATGCCATCTCACCGGCAGCGGCAGCAACCAAGGGCATTCTGTCCGATGTCGCCGGTGTGGCCGACATTCTGGTCGCGCCTGATCTGGAGGCCGCCAACATGATGGCCAAGCAGCTTGTGTATCTGGCCGGGGCTGATGCGGCCGGTATCGTTCTCGGCGCACGGGTACCCATTATACTGACTAGCCGTGCGGACAGTTCAACCTCACGTCTTGCCTCCTGCGCTCTGGCGCAACTTTTCATCAACCATAGTCTGCAGTCAGCATTGTGACAGACGCCACCCTTGTATTGAATGCGGGCTCATCAAGCCTCAAGTTTGCGCTCTACCCGAACGAGGATGGTTCACCCTCCCCGATCTTGCACGGCAAGATTGCGGGTATCGGAAATGCTCCACAGTTCTCGGCGCGCGATGCCAAAGGCAATACTCTGCCACCCGATGCCAGCATGCCGCTCAAGCCCTGCGCCGGACACGACGAGCTTATCCCCCAACTGCTTGACTGGCTGCAATCTCACCAGAGTGGCCTTACCATCACTGCAGCCGGTCACCGCGTGGTGCACGGCGGTCGAAATCATGCAACTCCAGTACGTATAAACCAGGCACTGCTTGCCGAACTTGATTTGCTGGTGCCACTGGCACCGCTGCACCAGCCACATAATCTGGCAGCGATCCGTGCTGTTGCAGCCGTTATCCCCGAGCTCCCTCAGGTCGCCTGTTTCGATACCAGTTTTCACCGGACTCAGGAGCGACTTGCTCAACTCATCCCCCTGCCTCGCAAGATGACTGAAGCAGGAATCATTCGCTACGGCTTTCACGGACTGTCCTACGACTACATTGCCAGCACCTTGCCGATGCATCTTGGCGAACGGGCTCAAGGTCGCGTAATCGTTGCTCATCTGGGCAACGGGGCAAGCTTGTGCGCCATGAACAAGCGTCGTAGCGTTGCCACCAGTATGGGCTTCACGGCGCTTGGCGGACTCATGATGGGCCGGCGCTGTGGCTCCATCGATCCTGGCGTATTGCTGTACTTGATGGATAACCAGGGTATGACAACTCGGGACCTTGAACACCTGCTCTACCATGAATCCGGCCTGCTTGGAGTGTCGGGGGTCAGCAACGATATGGCGGTTCTACAGGCAAGTGATGCACCCGAGGCACGAGAGGCAATCGAGCTGTTCTGTTACCGCACCGCTGGCGAATTGACATCGCTTGCAACAGCCAACGGTGGTCTGGACGCCATCGTCTTCACAGCCGGAATCGGCGAGAACTGCGCTCTGGTGCGCAGCCTCATCTGCGAGCGTCTCGGCTGGCTAGGGGTGGAACTCGATCCTGATGCAAATATACGCAACGCAACACACATCAGCTCAACAGCCTCGAAGATCGAAGTACTGGTCATCCCAACTGACGAGGAATCCGTCATTGCGCGTGCGACATACAGATTGAGTAGCGCCTGTACGTGACAACGCCATCGCGGTAGGCCATATTACGGTGAACAAAGCGCTCTACCCCTCAGAAAAAACCGCTACATTCACCCAAGAGACCTGCACATGTTCTACGATCCCAGAAGCGAAGCTCACGGGCTTGCCCACAGCCCCTGGACTGCGCTGGTAGCCCCACGTCCGATCGGCTGGATCTCGAGTTTATCGGACGATGGCATTGCGAACCTGGCGCCCTACAGTTTCTTCAACGCGGTCTCTGGCGTCCCCCCTTTCGTCATGTTCTCTTCTGCCGGTCGCAAAGACAGCCAGGCCAATGTAGAGGCCACCGGCGAATTTGTCGTGAACATGGCAGTGGCTGAACTACAAGAAGCTCTCAACCTGACATCGGCACCGTTCGAGCCGGGAATTGATGAGTTTGAACGTGCCGGACTGGAAAAAGCCGCCTGTCGTAATGTATCGGTACCGCGAGTCGCCGCCTCCCCGGTCGCTATCGAATGCGTCCTCAGCCAGATCGTACCGCTCGTCACGCGGGGCGGCAAAAAGATCCAGTCGGAAGTGATCTTCGGCGAAGTGGTCGGCATTCACATCTCGGAGGATGTCATCGTGGACGGCATGCTCGATATCTCGCGCATCCGCCCACTGGCTCGCCTTGGCTATATGGATTATGCAATTGTCGACGAGGTTTTCGCGATGAAACGGCCCAAGATGAAGGAGTGAGACTCTGGCCTGGGCAGTCGCACGAGATAATGAAAGGCAGTAAGGCTCTGACCCGGCACAATCGAGCGGGATATTAAAATCAGAGGGGCTATGGCCTGGCACATTCGAGCGGGACAATAATTCGAACGTGCCGGTGGTCAGATTCGATCTTCAGACTCCAATATATCGTTTCAAAAAAACTAGGGGGTGCGTTATGCTTCATGAGCCTTAGGGATCGTGAAACAATTAACTATCATTTTCAGTCGTCCCTGCATCCTGCCCTGCTGCGTTGTTCGGCGGTTGAATAGCCGGCTATTCGCCCTTCTCACGCCTTGCCGGACAGGCGCAGGAACACCTGAAAATTGATACTTAATTATTTCACAATCCCTTACGTACAAAAATAGCTGGTTTCAAACCGGCATAAAACCTCAAGGAGACTGATTTTGAAATTCAATCACCAGCCGATGCTTCGCGTATCGGTCATGCTGGCGGGTATTTTCGCGCTAAATGCCTTCGCCGCAGACGGCAACAGTACTCAGGCTGACGAGCCTGCGAATGCCACATCAGAACCACAGACCGGTACCGAGGCCGCAACCAATGCAGAACAACCCCTGCCACTTGGGCCGAAGACTTGCGGAGAGTTGCTTGACTACGCAGTCACCTCAGTAACGACCGAAATCACCAACGCCGAACCTATCCAGGCGAGTGTCAGCTCACCATGGACAAGCCCGGATGGCGGCGGCGGTTCCGTCGATGTCACAAGTCCGATTTGCCGGATCGCCGGATCCATCAAACCGACACGTGATTCGGATATCCGCTTCGAATTGTGGATGCCATTGAACGCAGACTGGAACGGTAACTTTGCAGGAACCGCCTCTGGTGGTTCGAATGGCTATATATCGTACCGGGCCGTCAATCAACATCTGTCAATGGGATACGCCAGCATCGGGCACGATAACGGACACCGAAAAGAAGAAACCGATTTCGCACTGGTAGAGGCGCGTAAAATAGATTTTGCCTACCGGGCTCAACACGTGGCCACCTTGGTCGGCAAAGAAATAACCGAAGCGTTTTATGATGCAACTCCACAGTATGCCTACTACAACGGCTGCTCACAGAGTGGTCACCACGGCATGATGGAAATGCAGCGCTACCCCGATGATTACGATGGCATCATCGCAGGCGCGCCCGCGAACGACTGGACCGGCACCCTCGCGGCCGAAGCCAATGCCGCCTTGGCGCAGTGGTCGAACAAGGGCGCAGGTGTATCCAGAGACTTACTGGCCAAGGTAGGTGAAAAAGTTCTGCAAAGCTGTGACGGCCAGGCAGGCATCGACCATTTACAAGACGGTATGCTGGACGATCCTCGAAAGTGCAACTTCGACCCTGCAAGCCTGCAATGCGATACGCAAGGTGCTGATAGCACAGCCTGTCTGACTCAGCCACAGGTGCAAGCCTTGCGTACAGCCCTCGATGGCAGACGTAATACTTCAGGCGACATTCTCGCCATGCCGTATCTAGCCGAGTCACTGGCTGGATCTTTCTACCCTACCGACCAGACCTCCCCTACCAGTCCGCAAGGCAGTTGGGCTAATCACTGGAGCTACGCGGTACACGGCAATCCAACCTACGACTTCAGCAATTTTGACTGGCCAACAGAGGTGGCATTTGCACGTGGCAAAGAAGGACCAAGCTATGATGCCATCAACGGTAACTACTCAGTCTTCGCAAATCAGGGTGGCAAATTTCTGATGTATCACGGCTGGGCAGATTCGCTGATACCGGCGAGCTTGTCTTTGCAAACCTGGGATCGCATGAATGCTCAGATGGGGAAGGAAAAAGTCGATTCTTTCGCCAGATTATTCATGGTGCCCGGTATGGATCATTGCGGCGGCGGAAGCGGAGCCTCGAGTTTCGAGTTGATGAGCTCTCTGGCTGACTGGGTCGAGAACGATATCGCCCCCGATAGTACAAGCGTTGCCAACACGCCGATCGCCACTCGTGAAGCCAACACAGAGACAGGCATTGAGGCCATGACTCGGCCGCTATGCCCGTTCCCAGCCATTGCAACCTACTCTGGCAATGGTGACGTAAACGCTGCAGAGAACTTTTCCTGTAGCCAACCCTGAGAACGGCTAAGTACCCTTGTCTCAGAGACATTCAGCGCCGCCCTCTGAGGCAAGTTCGAACTGTCCCGGATAAACGACCAGCCTGAAACGGGGTGGTCGTTTACCGTTCCCCTGGTGAGACGAATCAGTCCGACGTTGGAGATAAGCCAAAGCCGGGAGTTCCGACCAGATCAGCAAACTGGGCAGGGTAAAGATCGGCGGCTAGAGCCTCAATGCCATCAATGATACGAATTCCGGGGTTAACAGCTTCCTGCGGTAAAACAAGGTAGCGCTGATTGGCGATGGCAGGTACTTCGTCAATGCCATCAACAGAGCTCAGGAACGCCATCTTTTCATCGCCGCTCTGACCGGCGCCAGCGCTACCATAATCGGTGATCACAATGAATTCCGGCTTCGCATCGACGAACGCTTCCCAGCTGACCGAGCCCCACATCTCGAGCAAGTCTTCGAAAACGTTAATAGCGCCGGCTCGTCGGTAAAGCTCAGAGACGATAGTCAGGCCAAGACCGCCACCAGGGGCATCATCACCGAAACCGTAACTGAACACAGGCACCGGATCAGTGTCAGGTAGGCGCTCAGCGACCCGGGCAAGGCGACCTTCCCAGTGAGCAATAAGCGCTTCGGCTCTATCAGGGACTCCGAAGATGGTGCCGATATTTCTGACATCGTCGTACCATTCATCAATCGTTGCGGGAGTAAGGCTATTATTGATTCGACGGCATGATTCGTTGAGTACATAGCTATTGATTCCAAAGTCAGCGAGGATCGCCGGACTGACGCCATCTTCGCTGAAGCCGTAGTTCCAACCGGAAAATACAAAATCCGGGTTTGCACCAAGAAGTGGTTCCAGCTTGAAGTAGTCATCACCGAGCGAGGTCACAGCCGCATAATCATCTTTAAACGCTGCCAGTCGAAGCCGAGGCCCTGCGGCGGAGTAAGCTGACATGTGCTCCGTCAGGCCAAGGGCGAACATCAACTCGATCATGTTGTCATCGTTGACGACAGCACGCTCAGGAGCTGCCTCAAAAGTCACACCCTCGCCGCAGGAGTGCACCGTCACAGGGTAATAATCTGCTGGCAGCTCGGCATCGGGCCACGTGTAATCGAAACTGACCGCAGGCAGTCCGGTAATGCTGCCTGAGGTTGGCACAATCGAATCGTCAGCATGGCCTCCACTTGCCATGAAGAATATGATCACCGCAATTGCACTGCTGTAGCGATGAGGTGTAAGTCTGATAGTCAAGGGCGTAGCTCTCCTTCAGTAAATTGGCGAGTATGTGGCGAGGTGGAAGGGGCGACGGAATCGCCGGTAATCGGTGAGAAAACAAGTTGTGTCTCACCCGTGCGAGGATGTATGACCGAGTCGACGTGAACCTGCAATATCGGGGCGAGCACTTCATCGGTAAGAACGGCATCCGGAGAACCAAATGCAACGACAGCACCTTCAGACAGGACAATGACCTTGTCGCAGTAGCGGGCTGCAAGGTTCAGATCGTGGAGCGCCGCAATAGTCGTCGCACCGAGCCGTCGCACAGTCGCCAGCAAATCCAACTGGTAGCGAATGTCCAGGTGATTTGTTGGCTCGTCGAGCATCAGTACGGCGCTCTGCTGGGTGAGAGCGCGGGCAAACAGCGCCCTTTGCTTCTCACCACCTGACAGTGTCTGCCAGTTGCGATCAGCAAGATACTCCACCCCAGCAGTCGCCATGGCTGCATAGGCGATCGCCACATCTGTCCTCGATGCACCACCAAACGCTCTCTGGTATGGAAGTCGGCCCAACATGACCATCTCGGACACCGTCATCTCGATCTCGGTTGGCGCCTCCTGTGCAACAACGGCAAGCTGGCGGGCCACCATGCTGCTCGACTGGCGGAGAATATCGGCCCCGTCGAAAAGCACACATCCGGACTCCGAGCGCAGCACTCGTGAAATAGCCTTGATGAGGGTTGATTTGCCACTGCCATTCGGCCCGACAAGACCCACAAAGCTCCCAGCTTCAATCGTCAGGTCGAGACCATCAATCAACAACTGCTGCCCAACCCGAACACGCAATGCATCAATGTCAATATGCATCAACCGAGTCCCCGTTGTGTACGTCCTCGACGGCGCATCAGCGCCAGGAACAATGGGCCACCGATAATCGCTGTCAGGACCCCGGCAGGAATCTCCTGCGGTGCAATCAGCCATCGGGCGAAGACGTCGACCCAAACCATGAAGAGAGCACCAAACAACAATGAGATCGGCACGACACGAACATGCAGGCCACCGACCAGTAGCCGGGTAATATGTGGGATAACCAAGCCGATGAACCCGACCGCGCCGCTGATGGCAACCATCACACCAGTCAACAAGGCTGTAATCACAAACAACTCCGCTCGACGCCAGGCGATGGGCACGCCCAGAGTGGTCGCTGCCTCGTCACCCGCATGCATGGCGTCAAGTTGACGCGAGATCATCATCATCCGCAACGCCACCACTAAAAGCACCGTGGCAGGTAGCCAGAGCACGGCCCAGCGAGCTCGCCCCAGGCCACCGAGCAGCCAGAAAAGCACTTGTTGAGCAGCACGAGGATCACCCCAGAACACCAGAAGACTGGTAATCGCCGACAGCACATAACCAATTACAACGCCCGAAAGCACAAGGCGCATCGGTGTCAATCGGCCACCCTCCTGAGCAATCAAGTACACGACGGCCATTGTCAACGCCGACGTCACGAATGCGGCAAGCGAAATACCCAAACTACCTAATCCGAAGCTACCGAACAGGATCACCAGTGTTGCACCGACTGATGCGCCAGACGAAGCACCGAGCACATAAGGATCGGCCAGCGGATTGCGGACCAACACCTGCATTGCTACGCCTACAACCGATAGTGCAGCTCCAAGGATAGCCGCCAGAACTACTCGGGGTGCACGCAGCTCCCATACGATCTGGACCACGTTGCGGGGTATGCCATCGATCTCTTCCTGGCCCAGAAGTTTGCCGATTATGATGTCCCAGATTGTTCCAGGTGTCACGGCAACAGCACCTATGCCAATCGCTAGAATCATCGAGATCGCAAGAGTTGCAATCAGAGCGACCACCACCACAGGGACTGCGTTCACATCGAGAAGTCCGGTCGTACGTATTTGCCTCGAACCGTGATGGGTCGACGAGACCGTGATTTCAGAAGCTATGGCCATATCGCGCTCAAAAACCGACAATGAGCGACAAGGCAACACTAACGCCACGACAGCGCTTGCGTAGCCCACGACGCAGACCACGGCGACTAATGGGGGTAATAAAACTCGCCGCAGGCATTCGGGCTCGCCGATCGTGAAAACGATCAGCCTACCGTTGCGGGTCAGCGCCGGATTTTGACCGGACTTTCCCTGCGCACGAATTACATTTTCGAACAACTATAGTAGCATTTGCGCGGGCAAAGAATGACCAGGCGATGATGTCATTAACGGAAACGACTCAGTCTTCGTCAACCAGAGTGACAAGTTCGGAATCAATCAGCCTGACCTGCTTGCGGACAAGCTGATTGAAGTGTGAGTAGTCAGCTCAGAACGACTTCTGTTGTAAGACTCATTCGGCAACAACAAGTGGAATGCTGGCTAATAGCTGTCTGTCGGTATCGATGATATATCGGATTTCGTAATTGCCTGCGGCGGAAGGTGCGCTGAATTGCAGCGTATCAACACCAGCTTGCACATACCGGAAGCTCTCATAGCTGTTCAGGCCATCGCCTTCGATTGCAATGGCGATATAGTCCCGATTATTGGCTGGACCTGTCCACTGAACATCAAACGTACTTCCACTAGCGACCGTTGAGGGCGCAGACAGGGAAGCTGACACGCTGGTGACAGTAATCGGAACCGATGCCAGTACCTGATTGTTGTTGTCTATGACATATCGAATCTCATAGTTACCCGGTATTCCCGGCACCGTCAATGCCACGCTACCAGTCCCTTCCTCCAGGTAGCTAAAAGTCCGATAACTGCCTGGGGAGGCGCCCGCATCTGACAGTGATATGTAGTCTCTGTCATTCATTGGGCCTACCCACTCAACCGCGATAGTCGATCCGGCCGGAGCCGTGCCGGGCGCCGTAACCGTCGCAGTAACAGTTGTGACTGTTATAGGCAATCTGAATAATATCTGGCTATCTGAATCAACGATGTAACGAAGTTCGTAATCCCCGGGAGGAACAGATAAGGTCAACTCAACTTCATTCGAGCCCTCTTGTAAATACTCATAGGTCTCGTAAGAGCCCGCTGCCGCACCTGGCTCTGCCAGCGCAATATAATCTCGTGGATTGTTTGGACCACTCCACTGAATCACAATATCGGAACCCGCTGGAGCCGCCTCAGGTGCCGTTAATGTGACTGTGGATTCAACAACCTCTAGAGTCACTGCTGCCACAATCGGGTTTTCTGATTGCAAAGCAGGATCCAGTACATATCGTATCTCGTACGTCCCTGTGGCACCGGGTGCCGTCAACGTTACCGAATCAGAATCCGGAGTCGGATAGCTGAAATTCGAATAGCTTGACGGAAAGGCGCCGACATCAGCGATAGCAATGAAATCACGAGGATTTCCAGGCCCAGTCCAGCTGACAGCAAAGACAGCACCTTGACCAACCGTTGACGGTGCAGAAAGTGTGGCAGCTCCTGCTATCGGAACATTCTCATTCAGGATTTCCTGTAGTGGCTCACGAATGGTTAACGCATAATTTCCACCCAGGGTGCTACCAAAAATCTGCACACGAAAG is a window encoding:
- a CDS encoding acetate/propionate family kinase, whose product is MTDATLVLNAGSSSLKFALYPNEDGSPSPILHGKIAGIGNAPQFSARDAKGNTLPPDASMPLKPCAGHDELIPQLLDWLQSHQSGLTITAAGHRVVHGGRNHATPVRINQALLAELDLLVPLAPLHQPHNLAAIRAVAAVIPELPQVACFDTSFHRTQERLAQLIPLPRKMTEAGIIRYGFHGLSYDYIASTLPMHLGERAQGRVIVAHLGNGASLCAMNKRRSVATSMGFTALGGLMMGRRCGSIDPGVLLYLMDNQGMTTRDLEHLLYHESGLLGVSGVSNDMAVLQASDAPEAREAIELFCYRTAGELTSLATANGGLDAIVFTAGIGENCALVRSLICERLGWLGVELDPDANIRNATHISSTASKIEVLVIPTDEESVIARATYRLSSACT
- the fabI gene encoding enoyl-ACP reductase FabI, with the protein product MLLDNKVALVVGVANTHSIAAGCVQAFARAGAQVAMTYVNEKAKPYVQPVADTAGATLLLPLDVETEGEMEAVFDEVRRQWGRLDILVHSIAYCPADDLHGRVTDCSRAGFARAMDVSVHSLIRMARLAEPLMARGGTILTMSYYGGEKVVDHYNIMGPVKAALEATMRSLAVELGPQHIRVNAISPGPLQTRAGSGIAHFDELIDNARLRAPEKSLVTIDDVGDVAVMLASDGARCVSGDTAYVDGGLHVRA
- a CDS encoding bifunctional enoyl-CoA hydratase/phosphate acetyltransferase; protein product: MSAPEQSESVPTMQYIENRTYDEISVGDSAELTRTLKAQDIELFAIMSGDVNPAHVDAEYAKTDMFHGVIAHGMWGGALISAVLGTELPGPGTIFLDQSLQFKAPVGLGDTVTVRVEVSEKQAKGRLILSCTCLNQDGKMVIEGVAKVIAPREKVRRPRVVLPEVHLHVRAAQYTKLIAATQALAPISTAVVHPCDALSLNSALDAADQGMIVPVLVGPRDRIEAAALAAGRSLEGIEILDTPHSHAAAATAVALVRSAKASALMKGALHTDELMEAVVNSDMGLRTERQMSHVYVLDVPTYPKPLLITDAAINIYPDLAAKRDIVQNAIDLALALGIVLPKVAILSAVEMVNPRMASTVDAAALCKMADRGQITGGLLDGPLAFDNAISPAAAATKGILSDVAGVADILVAPDLEAANMMAKQLVYLAGADAAGIVLGARVPIILTSRADSSTSRLASCALAQLFINHSLQSAL
- a CDS encoding PHA/PHB synthase family protein; the protein is MLIKRNGTYTLPITGEFSLNQSRTNKNALTLVNDAPQTIQPEPVAVASPPPGVDEPTLHESIDRTVRANLAKATSGIAPSPLAEAWMDWVVHLGASPGKQMQLVESALKKNQKLWSAALGIKPASDDPDTPTDRRFAGEGWQQYPFNLYAQAHLQNYQWWQEATTDVHGVAPPNEDLMAFVTGLLVDATSPSNFAPTNADVASATVAQNGQNLVQGTKNMIEDLGHKLGAPQEAPPQLFEVGRNLAITPGKVVYRNELIELIQYTPTTDTVHPEPILIVPAWIMKYYILDLSPEKSLVSFLVAQGYTVFIVSWKNPGSDDSNLGMDDYLRLGVMDALDATQAITQAPKIHAVGYCLGGTLLAIAAAAMGRDGDDRLASASFLAAQIDFTEAGQLKLFINEAEISLIEDLMAEKGFLSSEQMAGTFALLRARDLIWAPKIRDYMLGVRGKTFDLMAWNSDATRMPARMHSEYLRKLYLNNELAEGHYQMNGQSVTVSDIRAPIFAVGTENDHVAPWHSVYKFHLFADVDVNFVLTSGGHNAGIVSEPGHRNRHFRMANTPADAPFRNPSEWLADTDPVQGSWWPAFTAWLDERSGKPAALPPMGTSSGPYAALCDAPGTYVMQK
- a CDS encoding flavin reductase family protein, whose product is MFYDPRSEAHGLAHSPWTALVAPRPIGWISSLSDDGIANLAPYSFFNAVSGVPPFVMFSSAGRKDSQANVEATGEFVVNMAVAELQEALNLTSAPFEPGIDEFERAGLEKAACRNVSVPRVAASPVAIECVLSQIVPLVTRGGKKIQSEVIFGEVVGIHISEDVIVDGMLDISRIRPLARLGYMDYAIVDEVFAMKRPKMKE
- a CDS encoding F0F1 ATP synthase subunit gamma — protein: MTERLADISARIDGIRQLGAVVNAMKGIAAARAHAARAQLAAVDSYATTLATAMASALGPEAATAAREPSKPEPGKLGLLVFCAEQGFAGAFSERMLDSIGSQLTPETLFLIGTRGLTLATARGIEPVWNAAMPSHTPGLPKLADEITKAIYRQVDMNRIERLDVLYTGWHSGRPSVIRKTLFPIDLSDQPSSIGERPLTQLPVASLIDSLGMDYFHALVCKAALHAFSAENEARMEAMSAAGSQIASELETFQATLRRVRQEAITAEIIELGTGVASASTKT